A portion of the Stigmatopora argus isolate UIUO_Sarg chromosome 15, RoL_Sarg_1.0, whole genome shotgun sequence genome contains these proteins:
- the gmfb gene encoding glia maturation factor beta isoform X1, whose protein sequence is MSETLEVCDVDEDLVAKLKKFRLRKETNNAAIVMKIDKEKQLVILEEEHEDISLDDLKDELPERQPRFVVYSYKYQHDDGRVSYPLCFIFSSPVGCRPEQQMMYAGSKNKLVHTTQMTKVFEIRNTEDLTEEWLREKLRFFRSSPAAEMFGGVMATREGRQPIVVSPAI, encoded by the exons ATG AGCGAAACACTGGAAGTGTGTGACGTGGATGAAGATCTGGTGGCCAAGTTGAAGAAGTTCCGTCTCCGCAAGGAAACCAACAACGCCGCCATCGTCA TGAAGATCGATAAAGAGAAACAGCTGGTGATCCTGGAGGAAGAACACGAG GACATTTCTCTGGACGACCTGAAGGACGAGCTCCCGGAGAGACAGCCCCGATTTGTGGTGTACAGCTACAAATACCAGCACGACGACGGACGCGTGTCCTATCCGCTCTGCTTCATCTTCTCCAGCCCCGTGG GTTGCCGACCGGAGCAGCAGATGATGTACGCCGGCAGTAAAAACAAGCTGGTGCACACCACTCAAATGACCAAG GTGTTTGAAATCCGGAACACGGAGGACCTGACGGAGGAATGGCTGCGGGAGAAATTGCGCTTTTTCC GCTCCTCGCCGGCGGCGGAAATGTTTGGAGGGGTTATGGCCACGCGGGAAGGCCGGCAGCCGATCGTTGTTTCGCCCGCCatttga
- the cnih1 gene encoding protein cornichon homolog 1 has product MAFTFAAFCYMLALLLTAALIFFAIWHIIAFDELKTDYKNPIDQCNTLNPLVLPEYLIHFFFCVMFFCAAEWLTLVLNLPLLAYHVWRYTSRPVMSCPGLYDPTTIMNADVLAYCQKEGWCKLAFYLLSFFYYLYGMIYVLVSS; this is encoded by the exons ATGGCGTTCACGTTCGCGGCCTTTTGTTATATGTTAGCGTTACTGCTCACGGCGGCGCTCATCTTCTTCGCCATTTGGCAC ATTATCGCATTCGACGAGCTCAAGACGGATTACAAGAATCCCATAGATCAGTGTAACACATTAAATCCC CTGGTGCTCCCCGAGTATCTCATCCACTTCTTCTTCTGCGTCATGTTCTTCTGCGCCGCCGAGTGGCTGACGCTCGTCCTCAACCTACCGCTGCTGGCCTACCACGTCTGGAG GTACACGAGCCGGCCCGTGATGAGCTGCCCGGGGCTGTACGACCCCACCACCATCATGAACGCCGACGTCTTGGCGTACTGTCAGAAGGAAGGCTGGTGCAAGCTGGCCTTCTACCTCCTCTCTTTCTTCTACTATCTCTACGG cATGATCTACGTTTTGGTGAGCTCCTAA
- the gmfb gene encoding glia maturation factor beta isoform X2 has product MKIDKEKQLVILEEEHEDISLDDLKDELPERQPRFVVYSYKYQHDDGRVSYPLCFIFSSPVGCRPEQQMMYAGSKNKLVHTTQMTKVFEIRNTEDLTEEWLREKLRFFRSSPAAEMFGGVMATREGRQPIVVSPAI; this is encoded by the exons A TGAAGATCGATAAAGAGAAACAGCTGGTGATCCTGGAGGAAGAACACGAG GACATTTCTCTGGACGACCTGAAGGACGAGCTCCCGGAGAGACAGCCCCGATTTGTGGTGTACAGCTACAAATACCAGCACGACGACGGACGCGTGTCCTATCCGCTCTGCTTCATCTTCTCCAGCCCCGTGG GTTGCCGACCGGAGCAGCAGATGATGTACGCCGGCAGTAAAAACAAGCTGGTGCACACCACTCAAATGACCAAG GTGTTTGAAATCCGGAACACGGAGGACCTGACGGAGGAATGGCTGCGGGAGAAATTGCGCTTTTTCC GCTCCTCGCCGGCGGCGGAAATGTTTGGAGGGGTTATGGCCACGCGGGAAGGCCGGCAGCCGATCGTTGTTTCGCCCGCCatttga
- the LOC144089428 gene encoding protein FAM163A-like, with protein sequence MSAGTIVIAGGILAGVILLCIVALLCYCRLQYYCCKRKERAPAQAPPPEPLPDPLSHFPCDTCDALANDGAAPLAVGPPLGARSPYGRRAAPQTLNGGERLGFHTYYESPPGPVGHVLAGSPPRPYSTEV encoded by the exons ATGTCCGCCGGAACCATCGTGATTGCGGGAGGAATTCTTGCCGGGGTCATTCTGCTCTGCATTGTTGCGCTGCTCTGTTACTGCCGACTGCAG TATTACTGCTGCAAGAGGAAAGAGCGGGCCCCGGCgcaagccccgcccccggagCCGCTTCCCGACCCGCTGTCCCACTTCCCGTGCGACACGTGCGACGCGCTGGCCAACGACGGCGCCGCCCCCCTGGCCGTCGGCCCCCCGCTCGGCGCCCGCTCGCCGTACGGCCGTCGCGCCGCCCCGCAGACGCTCAACGGGGGCGAGCGCCTGGGCTTCCACACCTACTACGAGAGTCCTCCGGGACCCGTGGGCCACGTGTTGGCGGGGTCCCCGCCGAGGCCCTACAGCACCGAGGTGTGA